In the genome of Candidatus Binatia bacterium, the window CGCCTACGTGCAGCTGACCGAGGCCGAGGCCGCCTTCCGCATTCACAAGAGCGATCTGGCGATTCGTCCGATCCGGCATCAGAAGGCGTCGCGGATCAAAGCGCACGTCTACGTGATCAGCGCGGTCGGCGACTCGCTCGCCGTGTTCAGCCGCGACCCGGCCAGCGGACGCCTCGCCTTCGTCGAGGTGCACCGCGACGGCGTCGGCGGGGTCGACGGCCTCGCCGACGCGCGACAGCTCGCAACCAGCGCGGACGGCGGGCACCTCTGCGTCGCCAGCGCGCTCGCCTCTGCCGTCGTGGTGTTCACGCGCGACACCGCGACCGGCGAGCTGACCTTCGTGCAGGCTGTCCATGACCGCCTCGACGGCGTCCTCGGGCTTGCGGGCGCCCGCGGCGTGGTCG includes:
- a CDS encoding beta-propeller fold lactonase family protein; this translates as MRRETLRRSGGVAAGVSAAYDALQGRQTAHLLAPGTVGAPRGYEWAQYSEGTYILRTNITDWPPEALWTAYVQLTEAEAAFRIHKSDLAIRPIRHQKASRIKAHVYVISAVGDSLAVFSRDPASGRLAFVEVHRDGVGGVDGLADARQLATSADGGHLCVASALASAVVVFTRDTATGELTFVQAVHDRLDGVLGLAGARGVV